A genomic stretch from Brucella sp. BE17 includes:
- a CDS encoding sugar ABC transporter substrate-binding protein, which produces MPYHRTLKSTVFALAFLGLSGIAQAQDAVNLRMTIWSANEAHLKLFNEIAADFKKEHPNVTVTYESLPFDTYSTALTTQIAGGNAPDMAWIFETSAYDFVKSGALYPLTDTLKAAEAYNLEEVSTGAIERWTQDGVLYAYPFSTSPFAMFVNNDVIKAADAKTPAEMIASDEWIWDNAIATASAVGKSGKGGLVVRDFNYQNWQYLTSIWNGWGASPWSEDGKTCSMAEKPMVDALSFIHDAIFTSKAMPGPGETVDFFAGDAAMTITQISRASLLPEDKSFSWDIVPLPKGPAGEYALIGQAGIGVMQSGKNAKTAAEFVAYMTNPENSAKLSQFFPSARKSLLNAEVLKKTNPLLSLEQIENVVIAGIATGKVMPGHSGFAQIQQAVRSNLDAIWRPQADVPATLQKICGQIGPLLKR; this is translated from the coding sequence ATGCCCTATCACCGGACTTTAAAATCGACTGTCTTCGCATTGGCTTTTCTGGGACTGAGCGGCATTGCTCAGGCGCAGGACGCCGTGAATCTGCGAATGACCATCTGGAGTGCCAACGAGGCACATCTGAAACTGTTCAACGAGATCGCCGCCGACTTCAAGAAAGAGCATCCGAACGTAACCGTGACCTACGAGTCGCTACCGTTCGATACCTATTCGACTGCCCTGACCACTCAGATTGCTGGTGGCAACGCCCCCGACATGGCCTGGATCTTCGAGACCTCCGCCTATGACTTCGTCAAGTCGGGAGCGCTTTATCCGCTGACCGACACGCTGAAGGCGGCCGAGGCTTATAACCTCGAGGAGGTCAGCACCGGTGCAATTGAGCGCTGGACGCAGGACGGTGTGCTCTATGCCTATCCGTTCTCGACTTCACCATTTGCAATGTTCGTCAACAACGATGTCATCAAGGCTGCCGATGCTAAAACGCCGGCCGAGATGATCGCGAGCGATGAATGGATCTGGGATAACGCCATCGCCACCGCATCGGCCGTCGGAAAATCCGGCAAGGGCGGTCTGGTTGTACGCGATTTCAACTATCAGAACTGGCAGTACCTGACCTCGATTTGGAACGGTTGGGGTGCATCGCCCTGGAGCGAGGACGGCAAGACCTGCAGTATGGCCGAAAAGCCGATGGTGGACGCCCTGTCGTTCATCCACGACGCCATCTTCACCAGCAAGGCGATGCCCGGCCCCGGAGAGACGGTCGATTTCTTCGCTGGCGACGCGGCAATGACCATCACCCAGATCAGCCGCGCCTCGCTGCTGCCTGAGGACAAGTCATTCTCTTGGGACATCGTGCCGCTGCCGAAGGGGCCAGCCGGTGAATATGCGCTGATCGGCCAGGCGGGCATCGGCGTCATGCAGTCGGGTAAGAATGCCAAGACCGCCGCGGAGTTCGTCGCCTACATGACCAACCCGGAAAATTCGGCGAAACTGAGCCAGTTCTTCCCATCGGCACGCAAGTCCCTGCTGAATGCCGAGGTGCTGAAGAAGACAAATCCGCTGCTGAGCCTTGAGCAGATTGAAAATGTGGTGATCGCTGGCATCGCTACCGGCAAGGTCATGCCGGGGCATAGCGGCTTTGCCCAGATACAGCAGGCTGTCCGCTCGAACCTCGACGCCATCTGGCGCCCGCAAGCGGACGTGCCGGCCACCTTGCAGAAGATCTGCGGCCAGATCGGCCCGTTGCTGAAGCGCTGA
- a CDS encoding amidohydrolase, whose product MFLNADQLSDIVAFRHALHRRPEVSGEEAETADAIVSQLRKTGADEIISGLGGHGVAAVYRGLQEGPTVMIRSELDALPIQEISELHYRSEIPGKGHLCGHDGHSATLVALGVGLGENRPARGRVVLLFQPSEENGAGAAAVIADPKFASIAPDMVLSQHNFPGLPLGFVALKDGAVNCATRGMKITFSGKTAHAASPEEGIAPTLAIARLLGALSAVGNGTVVNEDFRQATVTHAFIGDENFGISPGHGEIWVTLRTMTDEKMDELMAATEELVQEQAKAAVLEARVSYHQIFRQCFNAAEPVAALREALDELGIEHGERKDILPIRPGEDFGLFRSVAPSAMFFLGAGEGHSGLHNPDYDYPDALIDVGARIFMQTIRNIVG is encoded by the coding sequence ATGTTTTTAAATGCCGATCAGTTATCCGATATTGTTGCGTTTCGCCACGCGTTGCACCGCCGACCTGAAGTCTCAGGCGAGGAGGCTGAGACAGCGGACGCGATCGTTTCACAGTTGAGGAAAACCGGTGCTGATGAAATAATTTCCGGGTTGGGTGGCCACGGTGTAGCTGCAGTTTACCGAGGGCTGCAAGAGGGGCCGACGGTGATGATCCGCTCAGAACTGGACGCGCTTCCTATACAGGAAATTTCCGAACTGCATTACCGATCGGAAATCCCAGGAAAAGGCCATCTTTGCGGTCACGATGGGCACAGCGCTACTCTTGTTGCACTGGGCGTTGGACTTGGTGAGAACCGCCCTGCGCGGGGCCGGGTTGTTTTGCTGTTTCAACCTTCTGAGGAGAACGGTGCAGGTGCTGCGGCAGTGATTGCTGACCCAAAATTTGCATCCATCGCACCCGATATGGTGCTTTCGCAGCATAATTTTCCTGGACTGCCTTTGGGGTTTGTTGCGCTCAAGGATGGTGCTGTGAATTGTGCAACGCGCGGCATGAAAATTACGTTCTCGGGTAAGACAGCCCACGCAGCGTCGCCTGAGGAGGGTATCGCACCAACGTTGGCAATCGCACGACTGCTTGGCGCACTGTCCGCAGTGGGTAATGGAACTGTTGTGAATGAGGACTTCCGCCAGGCGACGGTCACACATGCTTTCATTGGCGACGAAAATTTTGGGATCAGTCCGGGCCATGGTGAAATCTGGGTCACCCTGCGCACCATGACTGACGAGAAAATGGATGAGTTGATGGCGGCGACCGAAGAGCTTGTGCAGGAGCAGGCAAAGGCCGCAGTTCTTGAGGCTCGCGTGTCATACCATCAGATATTCCGCCAGTGTTTCAATGCAGCGGAGCCAGTTGCGGCTCTCCGTGAGGCGTTGGATGAGCTTGGAATTGAGCATGGTGAAAGGAAGGATATTCTTCCGATACGACCGGGAGAAGATTTTGGTCTTTTCAGAAGCGTGGCACCGTCAGCAATGTTTTTCCTTGGGGCAGGGGAAGGGCATTCGGGTCTGCATAACCCGGATTACGACTATCCAGATGCACTGATTGACGTTGGCGCTCGTATTTTTATGCAAACCATCCGCAACATTGTCGGATGA
- the ugpC gene encoding sn-glycerol-3-phosphate ABC transporter ATP-binding protein UgpC has protein sequence MAQITLSDIRKSFGSTNVIHGVNLGINDGEFVVLVGPSGCGKSTLLRMIAGLETITGGTLDIGGRIVNDLDPKDRDIAMVFQSYALYPHMTVATNMGFSLEHRGATKAEITERVNWAAGILDLEALLERYPRQLSGGQRQRVAMGRAIVRNPQVFLFDEPLSNLDAKLRVVMRGEIKSLHQKLKTTTVYVTHDQVEAMTMADRIVVLNRGKVEQIGAPLDLYDRPANRFVASFIGSPSMNFLEGTITSDGFVTAGLTVPLPADTRTHVGRSAILGIRPEHLRLDSAGVPAEVLLVEPTGAETQITMRLGDTQVIGVFRDRVTLSPGTVINVMPDAAAVHLFSADGGQRLE, from the coding sequence ATGGCTCAGATCACCCTTTCCGATATCCGCAAGAGCTTTGGCTCCACCAACGTCATCCATGGTGTCAATCTTGGCATCAACGACGGCGAATTCGTCGTGCTCGTCGGTCCATCGGGCTGTGGCAAGTCCACGCTGCTGCGGATGATCGCCGGGCTCGAAACCATCACCGGAGGAACGCTCGATATCGGCGGACGCATCGTCAACGATCTTGATCCGAAAGATCGTGACATCGCCATGGTGTTCCAGAGCTATGCACTCTACCCGCACATGACGGTTGCCACAAATATGGGCTTTTCGCTCGAGCATCGCGGTGCCACCAAGGCCGAGATTACGGAGCGAGTGAACTGGGCAGCCGGTATTCTCGATCTCGAAGCCCTGCTCGAGCGTTATCCGCGCCAGCTGTCCGGCGGCCAGCGCCAGCGCGTGGCGATGGGCCGGGCGATTGTCCGAAATCCGCAGGTCTTCCTGTTCGACGAGCCGCTGTCGAACCTCGACGCCAAGCTACGCGTGGTCATGCGCGGTGAGATCAAGTCACTGCATCAGAAGCTGAAGACCACCACAGTCTACGTCACGCACGACCAGGTCGAGGCGATGACCATGGCCGACCGCATCGTCGTTCTGAACCGCGGAAAGGTTGAGCAGATCGGCGCGCCGCTCGATCTGTATGATCGCCCCGCCAACCGTTTCGTCGCCAGCTTCATTGGCTCACCTTCGATGAATTTTCTCGAAGGAACAATAACCTCCGATGGCTTTGTTACGGCTGGTCTGACCGTGCCTCTGCCGGCTGACACTCGCACTCATGTCGGCCGTTCGGCTATCTTGGGTATCCGGCCCGAACATCTCCGGCTCGATTCCGCTGGCGTGCCTGCAGAAGTTCTTCTGGTCGAGCCTACGGGGGCAGAGACGCAGATCACGATGAGGCTTGGCGATACCCAGGTCATTGGTGTGTTTCGTGACCGTGTGACATTGTCACCGGGAACCGTCATCAATGTGATGCCGGATGCAGCAGCAGTCCACCTCTTCTCAGCAGATGGCGGCCAGCGTCTCGAATAG
- a CDS encoding FAD-binding oxidoreductase translates to MAPKYKSGSGWNALLPSRVTKTLLPTSRRFRNIVIGAGYTGLATARRLAELHPDEPILLLEASTIGEGASGRNSGFLLINPGEPSANAEGFAEDWAARQMNIVQAGLDELKMHVDRYAINCDWDENPLAITAAATPRVEKSARATVSTYLKWGMNPREYSQSELTSIIGSDYYRYGLESLTKVLIQPAALHRGLADNLPSSVHLVENIVVQSVSKSSPFRVQTNEGDFIADRVFITNNLHARELGIVRNRMIGILTYGAFTPELDDSELARLGEEPKWGILPAHRMGTTMRKTNRRLLIRSGDSYENELDPKKARAMLTDLYRNRFPHMRNHEFEFVWGGFTAVTHNGGFYFGEARPGMFVSVGCGGAGVLRGTSQGRLLAELASGVESQLLTDRQSMAGPSWIPPEPFSMIGAKLQIAFEQLQAGRER, encoded by the coding sequence ATGGCACCCAAATACAAGTCCGGATCAGGCTGGAACGCGCTCTTGCCATCAAGAGTCACAAAAACGCTTCTCCCAACCTCCCGGCGGTTTCGAAACATCGTTATCGGAGCTGGGTACACTGGCCTTGCCACCGCACGGCGTCTCGCTGAGCTTCATCCCGATGAGCCGATACTCTTGCTGGAAGCCTCAACTATTGGCGAGGGCGCTTCAGGCCGAAATTCTGGCTTCTTGTTGATCAATCCGGGTGAACCCAGTGCAAATGCTGAGGGTTTCGCCGAGGATTGGGCCGCACGACAGATGAACATTGTTCAGGCTGGTCTGGATGAGCTGAAAATGCACGTTGATCGTTACGCGATTAATTGCGATTGGGACGAAAACCCATTGGCAATCACCGCTGCAGCGACCCCGCGCGTCGAAAAGAGCGCTCGGGCTACAGTTTCCACCTACCTTAAATGGGGTATGAACCCTCGGGAATACTCGCAGAGCGAACTGACAAGCATTATTGGCAGCGACTACTATCGATACGGGCTGGAGTCACTAACGAAAGTTCTTATCCAGCCCGCAGCGTTGCACAGAGGACTGGCAGACAATCTTCCCTCGTCAGTGCATTTGGTTGAGAACATCGTCGTTCAGTCCGTATCAAAGAGTTCACCGTTCCGCGTCCAGACGAACGAGGGTGATTTCATTGCTGATCGTGTATTTATCACGAACAACCTGCACGCTCGGGAATTGGGGATTGTTCGCAACCGGATGATAGGCATCCTGACATATGGCGCTTTCACGCCTGAATTGGATGATAGTGAGTTGGCACGCTTAGGTGAAGAACCCAAGTGGGGCATACTCCCCGCTCACCGTATGGGCACCACCATGAGAAAGACGAACAGACGATTGCTCATTCGGAGCGGAGATTCTTACGAGAACGAGCTTGACCCCAAAAAAGCGCGGGCAATGCTGACTGATCTTTATCGAAATCGATTCCCCCATATGCGAAATCATGAATTTGAGTTTGTATGGGGCGGATTTACAGCAGTCACACACAATGGTGGTTTCTATTTTGGTGAAGCACGCCCAGGGATGTTTGTCTCGGTCGGCTGTGGTGGTGCCGGCGTGCTTCGTGGTACGAGCCAGGGGAGACTCCTTGCAGAGCTGGCTTCAGGCGTGGAATCTCAGTTGCTCACGGACCGACAGAGTATGGCCGGTCCTAGCTGGATACCGCCCGAACCCTTTTCGATGATCGGCGCGAAATTGCAGATTGCCTTTGAACAACTCCAGGCAGGAAGAGAGAGGTAA
- a CDS encoding sugar ABC transporter permease: protein MAVAHHHQSSRTGAPSSYWTIARRDSLAGFLFIAPQLIGIITFVLVPLGLVFWYSLHEWNVLANTFTFTGSQNYKMVIEDTNLLEVLGATAIFSAGLVVLNMSLALLLAVLLNQKLAGIAFFRTLFFSPVVVSLVAWTIVWGFLLQKNGGINGMLLMLGVEGPNWLREDVTAMISVIVVQVFKNVGLNMILFLAALQGVPKELYEAARIDGAPAFKQFRRITLPLISPTILLTSIITIVGSLQVFAQIAVLTQGGPGLSTTVLVYYLYQQAFQFHYFGYGSTLSILLFVIVAFLTFAQWQMRKRIVFYEN, encoded by the coding sequence ATGGCTGTCGCGCACCATCATCAATCGTCGAGGACTGGCGCACCATCGTCATACTGGACAATCGCGCGGCGCGACAGCCTCGCTGGCTTCTTGTTCATTGCGCCGCAACTGATCGGCATCATCACCTTCGTTCTGGTGCCGCTCGGCCTGGTGTTCTGGTATTCGCTGCATGAGTGGAACGTGCTGGCCAACACCTTTACCTTCACCGGCAGCCAAAACTACAAGATGGTGATCGAGGATACCAATCTGCTCGAGGTACTCGGCGCCACGGCGATCTTTTCGGCGGGCCTCGTCGTGCTCAACATGTCGTTGGCGCTGCTGCTCGCCGTCCTGCTCAACCAGAAGCTCGCGGGCATTGCCTTCTTCCGAACGCTGTTCTTTTCCCCGGTCGTGGTTTCGCTCGTCGCCTGGACGATCGTCTGGGGGTTTCTCCTGCAGAAGAACGGCGGCATCAACGGCATGCTGCTGATGCTCGGCGTCGAGGGCCCTAACTGGCTGCGCGAGGACGTGACCGCGATGATCTCGGTCATCGTCGTTCAGGTATTCAAGAATGTCGGCCTCAACATGATCCTGTTTCTTGCCGCCCTGCAGGGTGTGCCGAAGGAACTCTATGAGGCTGCCCGCATCGATGGTGCTCCGGCCTTCAAGCAGTTCCGCCGGATCACCCTGCCGCTGATCAGCCCGACCATCCTGCTGACCTCGATCATTACCATTGTCGGTTCGCTGCAGGTGTTTGCGCAGATCGCAGTGCTCACCCAGGGCGGGCCGGGTCTCTCTACCACAGTGCTTGTTTATTACCTCTACCAGCAGGCCTTCCAGTTCCATTATTTCGGTTACGGCTCGACACTGTCCATCCTGCTCTTTGTGATCGTCGCCTTTCTGACCTTCGCCCAGTGGCAGATGCGCAAGAGGATCGTGTTCTATGAAAACTGA
- a CDS encoding carbohydrate ABC transporter permease: protein MKTDFSPRVRVALYGLMCVLLIPFVFPTWWMVTSSIKPISDIFAFPPQLFPQNYDWTTYSKVFELQPFVQQYWNSAYIAAVVTIGTMIVSSMAGYAFARIRFPYADTIFMIVLLGLLIPSEVTIVPLFQMFLKAGMVNTHWPLILVPIFGAPSVFATFVMRQFFVTLPAELEEAARVDGLGRFKIFRKIALPLAKPALASVAIFTFLHSWNLFLEPIVFLSSAEKFTLPQALTQYTDAYGGPMWNIQLAAATLTALPVLIVFIIAQKQFVEGLAHTGLKG, encoded by the coding sequence ATGAAAACTGATTTTTCCCCTCGTGTGCGGGTGGCGCTCTACGGGCTGATGTGCGTGCTGCTGATTCCGTTCGTTTTTCCGACCTGGTGGATGGTAACTTCGTCGATCAAGCCCATCAGCGACATCTTTGCGTTCCCCCCGCAACTGTTCCCGCAAAATTATGACTGGACGACCTATTCCAAGGTGTTCGAGCTGCAGCCCTTCGTGCAGCAGTACTGGAATTCGGCTTATATCGCGGCTGTCGTAACCATCGGTACGATGATCGTGTCGTCCATGGCCGGCTACGCCTTTGCACGGATCAGGTTTCCCTATGCCGACACGATCTTCATGATCGTTCTGCTCGGCCTCCTGATCCCGTCCGAGGTGACAATTGTGCCGTTGTTCCAGATGTTCCTGAAGGCCGGAATGGTCAACACCCATTGGCCATTGATTCTGGTGCCGATCTTCGGCGCACCGAGCGTGTTCGCAACCTTCGTGATGCGGCAGTTCTTCGTGACGCTACCGGCGGAGCTCGAGGAAGCCGCGCGGGTCGATGGTCTCGGCCGCTTCAAGATATTCCGAAAGATCGCACTACCGCTGGCAAAACCGGCCTTGGCATCGGTGGCGATCTTCACCTTCCTGCACTCGTGGAACCTGTTCCTCGAACCAATCGTATTCCTATCAAGCGCCGAAAAATTCACCCTGCCACAGGCGTTGACGCAATACACCGACGCCTATGGCGGGCCGATGTGGAACATCCAGCTCGCTGCGGCCACCCTGACGGCCTTGCCTGTTCTAATCGTCTTCATCATCGCACAAAAACAGTTCGTCGAGGGGCTGGCGCATACCGGCCTGAAGGGCTGA